A window of Parasynechococcus marenigrum WH 8102 contains these coding sequences:
- a CDS encoding DNA-directed RNA polymerase subunit omega — translation MISAGVDSSDLAKRGESLIRQSSNRYLTTVRIAFRAKQRRFDDFDGLLEESSVKPVQRAIVELSDEQDQPDLLPG, via the coding sequence GTGATTTCTGCAGGTGTGGATTCCAGTGACCTCGCTAAGCGCGGTGAAAGCCTGATTCGGCAATCCAGTAACCGCTATCTCACCACCGTGCGCATTGCCTTTCGGGCCAAGCAACGCCGCTTTGATGACTTCGACGGTCTGCTGGAGGAATCCAGCGTGAAGCCCGTGCAGCGCGCCATTGTCGAGCTGAGCGACGAGCAGGATCAGCCCGACCTGCTGCCCGGCTGA
- a CDS encoding DUF1818 family protein: MIQQEGPGWRLARDPSRGVHPVLIGGEGWAFELTQPEWDALSDLVLTLERQHRALVDQLMAEEAIELELDRGLWWGCLQGDRGSWSLSVVLTPDAGRGVEGHWPAPASAAIVAAMRTLWDTRIDQRD, encoded by the coding sequence GTGATTCAACAGGAGGGTCCCGGTTGGCGTTTGGCCCGGGACCCATCCCGTGGCGTTCATCCCGTCCTGATCGGAGGAGAGGGGTGGGCGTTTGAGCTGACCCAGCCTGAGTGGGACGCCCTGTCCGATCTTGTGCTGACCCTGGAACGCCAGCATCGAGCGCTGGTGGATCAACTGATGGCCGAGGAGGCGATTGAGCTGGAGCTGGATCGCGGGCTCTGGTGGGGGTGTCTGCAGGGCGACCGCGGCAGCTGGAGCCTGTCCGTTGTGTTGACGCCGGACGCGGGACGGGGTGTTGAGGGCCACTGGCCCGCTCCGGCCAGTGCGGCGATCGTCGCGGCGATGAGAACGCTGTGGGACACCAGGATTGATCAGCGTGACTGA
- a CDS encoding DUF2811 domain-containing protein — translation MSQQPESMAVGDDSVVSFQAEMPLPLQQAMTRFIEGHPNWDQYRLVQAALAGFLVQNGIESREITRVYVGNMFRRETLLHGV, via the coding sequence ATGTCTCAACAGCCGGAATCCATGGCCGTCGGTGATGACAGCGTCGTCAGTTTTCAAGCCGAGATGCCTCTGCCGCTCCAGCAGGCCATGACCCGCTTCATCGAGGGACATCCCAACTGGGATCAGTACCGGCTGGTGCAGGCGGCGCTAGCGGGATTCCTGGTGCAGAACGGGATTGAGTCCAGGGAGATCACCCGCGTTTACGTGGGCAACATGTTCCGGCGGGAAACGCTCCTGCATGGCGTTTGA
- a CDS encoding EVE domain-containing protein — protein sequence MKSEPEAYGIDDLRREGSTLWDGIRNYQARNFMRSMAIGDQAFFYHSNCKPPGIIGLMEVEEIGLVDPTQFDPDAKYYDPKSNRDKPRWDCARLRFLGEFQQLLSLDQLREQYSEEQLPVIKRGNRLSILPVPDATAADLLERLGPLH from the coding sequence ATGAAAAGCGAGCCCGAGGCCTATGGAATCGATGACCTCCGCCGTGAAGGCAGCACGCTCTGGGATGGCATCCGCAACTACCAGGCCCGCAACTTCATGCGTTCGATGGCCATCGGCGACCAGGCTTTCTTCTATCACTCGAACTGCAAGCCCCCCGGCATCATCGGTCTGATGGAAGTGGAGGAGATCGGCCTGGTGGATCCCACCCAGTTCGATCCAGATGCCAAGTACTACGACCCGAAATCCAACCGCGACAAGCCCCGCTGGGACTGCGCCAGGCTGCGGTTTCTGGGGGAATTCCAGCAGCTGCTGAGCCTTGATCAACTGCGGGAGCAGTACAGCGAGGAGCAACTGCCGGTGATCAAACGGGGCAACCGTCTCTCGATCCTGCCGGTACCGGATGCCACGGCCGCCGACCTGCTGGAACGCCTTGGCCCCCTCCACTGA
- the murD gene encoding UDP-N-acetylmuramoyl-L-alanine--D-glutamate ligase → MAQTVVVGLGRSGQGAARLLQATGHPVSVIDSGQGEQLEKKAEGLRQQGVEVQLQAPLAIDSFRPWLDQLQRVVISPGVPWDHPTLDDLRQRGVAVDGEMAVAWDALKHIPWVGITGTNGKTTVTHLLSHVLCQAGLAAPMGGNMGVSAAEMALNLQQEHTTAPDWLVMELSSYQIEAAKRIRPRIGIWTTLTPDHLERHGTVEAYRAIKRGLLERSDHAIFNADDPDLRQQRQSWTGGTWVSAESAQPDGHPADLWINGKGWVCDRSQPLFPAEALAMPGAHNRQNLLLVTAAARQIGLSPASIVAGLRSFPGVPHRLEPVGRIGNAQVFNDSKATNYDAAAVGLKAMQGPVVVLAGGSTKQGDATGWLEELNRKACAVVLFGAGTEELHGLITGANFTGELTRRTDLTSAVEEAVRSAEALGATSLLLSPACASFDQYRDFEARGDHFKQLIHQVQSGLN, encoded by the coding sequence ATGGCCCAAACCGTCGTCGTCGGACTTGGGCGATCGGGTCAAGGTGCTGCCCGCCTCCTGCAAGCCACGGGCCATCCCGTTTCCGTGATCGACTCCGGCCAAGGTGAGCAGTTGGAGAAGAAGGCAGAGGGGCTACGCCAGCAGGGTGTCGAGGTTCAACTTCAGGCACCGCTTGCGATCGACAGCTTCCGTCCCTGGCTGGACCAACTGCAGCGGGTGGTGATCAGCCCGGGCGTGCCCTGGGATCACCCCACGCTCGACGACTTACGCCAACGCGGTGTTGCCGTGGATGGAGAGATGGCGGTGGCCTGGGATGCCTTGAAGCACATCCCCTGGGTGGGCATCACCGGAACCAACGGCAAAACCACCGTCACCCACCTGCTGAGCCACGTGCTCTGCCAAGCCGGACTGGCCGCTCCCATGGGCGGAAACATGGGGGTGTCCGCCGCCGAAATGGCCCTCAACCTCCAGCAGGAGCACACCACCGCCCCCGACTGGCTGGTGATGGAACTCAGCAGCTATCAGATCGAAGCCGCCAAGCGCATCCGCCCCCGAATCGGCATTTGGACCACCCTCACCCCGGACCATCTGGAACGGCACGGCACGGTGGAGGCCTATCGAGCGATCAAGCGCGGCCTGCTCGAACGCTCGGACCACGCCATCTTCAACGCCGACGATCCAGACCTGCGACAGCAGCGTCAAAGCTGGACCGGTGGCACCTGGGTCAGCGCCGAGTCGGCGCAACCCGATGGTCACCCCGCCGACCTGTGGATCAACGGCAAGGGTTGGGTCTGTGATCGATCACAGCCGTTGTTCCCCGCTGAAGCGCTGGCCATGCCGGGGGCTCACAACCGCCAGAACCTGCTGCTGGTCACCGCCGCGGCGCGGCAGATCGGCCTCAGCCCTGCATCAATCGTGGCGGGGCTGCGTTCCTTCCCTGGAGTCCCTCATCGCCTCGAACCAGTGGGACGCATCGGAAACGCGCAGGTGTTCAACGACAGCAAGGCCACCAATTACGACGCTGCTGCGGTGGGACTGAAGGCGATGCAGGGGCCGGTGGTGGTGCTGGCGGGAGGATCCACCAAGCAGGGTGATGCCACCGGTTGGCTGGAGGAACTGAACCGCAAAGCCTGCGCCGTGGTGCTGTTCGGCGCCGGCACCGAGGAACTTCATGGGCTCATCACCGGGGCAAACTTCACAGGAGAGCTGACCCGCCGCACAGACCTAACGTCTGCCGTTGAAGAAGCGGTGCGGTCTGCTGAGGCGCTGGGGGCAACCAGCCTGCTGCTCTCTCCGGCCTGCGCCAGCTTTGATCAATACCGCGACTTCGAAGCCCGCGGCGATCACTTCAAACAGCTGATTCATCAGGTTCAAAGCGGGCTGAACTGA
- a CDS encoding photosystem II S4 domain protein yields MRLPREDLLTKARHPEGLAALLDLAEQVLRTWQPSWSDFLDAPLQEEALKRLSDLSELAWHRDGGHQGAERCRLLCHRRDQPVESTPPIQGLLIEGNFLFDPLTPEDLRSALHNMGAQPEDLGDLWVRGDRGGQGLISPNAAELLQGRRGQLRDVEIHCDVLEITQLQLPAQRNPKRLTTVEASCRIDAIASAGFGLSRSKVVSQIKAGRLRLNWEPVLQGSRELKVGDRLQLQDRGSLELLSCTLTKRERWRIELMRR; encoded by the coding sequence GTGAGGCTGCCGCGGGAAGACCTGTTGACCAAGGCCCGTCATCCCGAGGGCCTGGCCGCCTTGTTGGATCTGGCCGAGCAGGTGCTGCGCACCTGGCAACCGAGCTGGAGCGACTTTCTTGACGCCCCCCTCCAGGAGGAAGCGCTGAAGCGGTTGAGTGACCTCAGCGAACTGGCCTGGCATCGCGACGGTGGTCACCAAGGAGCCGAACGTTGCCGCTTGCTTTGCCATCGCCGCGATCAGCCTGTGGAGAGCACCCCCCCGATTCAGGGACTGCTGATCGAAGGCAACTTTCTGTTTGACCCCCTCACGCCTGAGGATCTGCGGTCGGCCCTGCACAACATGGGAGCCCAGCCGGAGGATCTCGGCGACCTCTGGGTGCGCGGCGATCGCGGTGGTCAGGGACTGATCAGCCCGAATGCGGCCGAACTGCTGCAGGGGCGCCGCGGCCAGCTGCGGGATGTGGAAATTCACTGCGACGTTCTCGAGATCACGCAGCTGCAGTTGCCGGCCCAACGCAATCCCAAACGGCTCACCACCGTGGAGGCCTCCTGTCGAATCGACGCCATCGCCTCAGCCGGATTCGGGCTGTCCCGATCCAAGGTGGTTAGTCAGATCAAGGCCGGACGCCTGCGGTTGAACTGGGAACCGGTCCTCCAAGGGAGTCGCGAACTGAAGGTGGGTGATCGCCTGCAGCTGCAGGATCGCGGCAGCCTCGAGCTCTTGTCCTGCACCCTGACCAAGCGCGAGCGCTGGCGGATTGAACTGATGCGCCGCTGA